A single Nicotiana tabacum cultivar K326 chromosome 5, ASM71507v2, whole genome shotgun sequence DNA region contains:
- the LOC142181286 gene encoding pathogenesis-related protein 1A, translating into MGFVLFSQLPSFLLVSTLLLFLVISHSCRAQNSQQDYLDAHNTARADVGVEPLTWDDQVAAYAQNYASQLAADCNLVHSHGQYGENLAEGSGDFMTAAKAVEMWVDEKQYYDHDSNTCAQGQVCGHYTQVVWRNSVRVGCARVQCNNGGYVVSCNYDPPGNYRGESPY; encoded by the coding sequence ATGGGATTTGTTCTCTTTTCACAATTGCCTTCATTTCTTCTTGTCTCTACACTTCTCTTATTCCTAGTAATATCCCACTCTTGCCGTGCCCAAAATTCTCAACAAGACTATTTGGATGCCCATAACACAGCTCGTGCAGATGTAGGTGTAGAACCTTTGACCTGGGACGACCAGGTAGCAGCCTATGCGCAAAATTATGCTTCCCAATTGGCTGCAGATTGTAACCTCGTACATTCTCATGGTCAATACGGCGAAAACCTAGCTGAGGGAAGTGGCGATTTCATGACGGCTGCTAAGGCCGTTGAGATGTGGGTCGATGAGAAACAGTATTATGACCATGACTCAAATACTTGTGCACAAGGACAAGTGTGTGGACACTATACTCAGGTGGTTTGGCGTAACTCGGTTCGTGTTGGATGTGCTAGGGTTCAGTGTAACAATGGAGGATATGTTGTCTCTTGCAACTATGATCCTCCAGGTAATTATAGAGGCGAAAGTCCATACTAA